The nucleotide sequence GGTAGGCGTGGTAGTAAGGCAACGGCTAAGGCTTTGGGGTGAATCTTTCTATCATCCTGGACCTGATTGAGAGCGACAGGCAGGGGGCGAAGAACAGGAAAACGCACTGCTGTGGGAAGGTTTATGCCGCTGCCAAATTTGGTGGTGAAACTATGAGCATCAAAGAAGACCTTTTGAGAACGCTGAGAGCGCTCAAACCGGAAATCCAGGCACGATACAAGGTTAAGGAAATCGGACTGTTTGGCTCTTTCGTTCGCGGGGAGCAAAGCGAAACCAGCGACATTGACATCTTAGTGGATTTTGCGGAAGGAGCCGACCTATTCGACTTGGTGGGGTTATCGCTCTTTCTTGAGGGACGACTTCAGCGAAAAGTAGACGTGGTCTCCAAGAGCGCGGTTCGGGAAGAACTTCGCGAGCGGGTGTTCAAAGAGGTCGCAACGCTGTGAGAGATTACCAGCTCTATTTAACGGACATCCTGGAAGCTATGGAAAGCATCGAAAGGTTCGTCGAAGGAATGAACCAGGAAGTTTTTCAGTCAGACGACAAGACGGCAAGTGCTGTGATCAGGAAGTTTGAGATCATTGGTGAGGCAACCAAGCAGATCCCTGAAGAGATACGCCGAAACTACCCCCAAGTGCCCTGGAATGAGATGGCGGGTATGAGAGACAGGCTCATTCACGCTTATTTCGGCGTGGATTACGGACTGGTCTGGAGGACGATCAAGGAGCGGATCCCTCGGGTAAAACCCCATATTCAAGGAATTCTGGGCAAGATCCAGTGAGCGCTGACAATGGATGAGGCCGACTTGATCGAGGCTAGCCAGCGTGGCGACCTCACCGCCTTTAATAGGCTGGCACTTCACTATCAAGAGCTGGTTTATAACCTGACCTATCGCATGCTTGGCGATGCTGAGGCAGCCGCTGATGCCACTCAAGATACCTTTCTCTCCGCCTTTCAGAACATCAAGAGGCTGCGAGGCGCCTCGTTACGGTCCTGGGTTCTACGCATCGCCACTAATGCCTGCTATGATCAGTTACGGCGTCGCCAGAGACGTCCCAGCGCCTCATTGGAATCTCTGCAAGAGATGCATGCCCTGCCTGAGCGGGGCGATTCCTCAACAACCCCTGAGGAGCACGTGCTGCACCGAGAGTTACAGGGATACATCCAGAGCGGTTTGGCCCAATTACCAGCGGACCAGCGCCTGGCCCTGATCCTTTCCGACATACACGGTTTGAATTATGCTGAGATCGCCCAGGTTACAGACAGTCCCCTGGGAACAGTGAAGTCGCGCTTAAGCCGAGGGCGAGCTCACCTGCGTGACTATCTGCTTACCTGCTCGGAACTTTTGCCGTCGCGCTTTCGTCTCTAAGATATGGGGGTGTGCCTATGCAGGACAGACAAAAGGAATGCCCAAAAGTACGGATGTTATTATCCGCTTACCTTGATGGAGAACTAGAACAGGACGAGAGCGACCTTGTTCAGGCTCACCTCGTTGTTTGCTCTGCCTGCGCTGAGGAGCTACGGACATTACAGGAAACGGTTCATCTCTTGCATAAGCTGCCCAAGCTTACTGTCCCTCGATCCTTTGCTATCACAGCCCCACCACCAAGGACTGCTCGGCTCCTCCTTTTGCAACGAGCTACGGCCACAGTCGCTGCCCTTCTCCTTATCCTGGCGATGGCCGGTCTTCTTCTCGGACAGGTGGCCATCCCTTCGCTGAGCAAGCCGGCGGCCACGCCGGAGGTGGTGGGGGAGGCGAGGGTGAAGCATCTGGAATCAGCGCCCGTACCCCCACCAAAGGTTGAGAAGCCGCTGACACCTGCAGGCGCTGGCCCAGAAGGTCTTGCGCTGAGAGCGGGGGAGGCGACCCCAAGTCCAGGGGAGCCAACTCCAAGTCCAGGGACCTGGGGTGAAGTAAGAACAGAAGGGTATTGGCTGAGCGGAGCGATACAGGTGTTGCTTCTCTTGCTGCTCATCCTGTCCACAGCCACCTTCATCGTCTGGAGACGGGAGAAAA is from Chloroflexota bacterium and encodes:
- a CDS encoding sigma-70 family RNA polymerase sigma factor, with translation MDEADLIEASQRGDLTAFNRLALHYQELVYNLTYRMLGDAEAAADATQDTFLSAFQNIKRLRGASLRSWVLRIATNACYDQLRRRQRRPSASLESLQEMHALPERGDSSTTPEEHVLHRELQGYIQSGLAQLPADQRLALILSDIHGLNYAEIAQVTDSPLGTVKSRLSRGRAHLRDYLLTCSELLPSRFRL
- a CDS encoding DUF86 domain-containing protein, with protein sequence MRDYQLYLTDILEAMESIERFVEGMNQEVFQSDDKTASAVIRKFEIIGEATKQIPEEIRRNYPQVPWNEMAGMRDRLIHAYFGVDYGLVWRTIKERIPRVKPHIQGILGKIQ
- a CDS encoding nucleotidyltransferase family protein, whose product is MSIKEDLLRTLRALKPEIQARYKVKEIGLFGSFVRGEQSETSDIDILVDFAEGADLFDLVGLSLFLEGRLQRKVDVVSKSAVREELRERVFKEVATL
- a CDS encoding zf-HC2 domain-containing protein: MQDRQKECPKVRMLLSAYLDGELEQDESDLVQAHLVVCSACAEELRTLQETVHLLHKLPKLTVPRSFAITAPPPRTARLLLLQRATATVAALLLILAMAGLLLGQVAIPSLSKPAATPEVVGEARVKHLESAPVPPPKVEKPLTPAGAGPEGLALRAGEATPSPGEPTPSPGTWGEVRTEGYWLSGAIQVLLLLLLILSTATFIVWRREKSRRWR